The Centroberyx gerrardi isolate f3 chromosome 7, fCenGer3.hap1.cur.20231027, whole genome shotgun sequence genome contains a region encoding:
- the p3h4 gene encoding endoplasmic reticulum protein SC65 — translation MLLKSFCLFFLLPALLEAQYEEYSFKSFPQNDLMPLDSAYGHALEQYGAQNWADSIKYLELSLRLHRLLRDSEAFCSRNCSSVSRDNDTLFADSNLRVVRHFLLRASCLKKCKATFPVFNIAYPRRDLLEDFDKRTPYRYIQYAYYQLNHLEKAVAAAHTFLQKNPDDPYLTKNMNYYKTLLDVEEYLIDHEEQPYESVFLKAVKLYNNGDFSSSARNMEHAITEYVKIYDLCLAGCEGSYEITEFKDFYPTLADLYAEVLKCKVKCEEDLTPNVGGFFVEKFVATMYHYLQFAYYKLNDVKNAAPCAASYMLFDPKDQVMQQNVVYYHFYREQWGLEESHFQPRPEALRYFNQTTKQKEMLEFALNYLQTDDEDVVSPEEPGAAQSEPPDAEFEGVGDYEESFVADWWQDPKTKWDTGEVAD, via the exons ATGCTCCTGAaaagcttttgtttgtttttcctcctgccGGCCCTGCTCGAGGCTCAGTACGAAGAGTACAGCTTTAAAAGTTTCCCCCAGAACGACCTCATGCCGCTGGACTCCGCGTACGGCCATGCCCTGGAGCAGTACGGGGCGCAGAACTGGGCAGACAGCATCAAGTACCTGGAGCTCAGCCTGCGGCTCCACCGGCTGCTGCGGGACAGCGAGGCTTTCTGCAGCCGCAACTGCAGCTCCGTCAGCCGGGACAACGACACTCTGTTCGCCGACAGCAACCTCCGCGTCGTGCGGCATTTCCTCCTCCGGGCGTCGTGCCTGAAAAAGTGCAAGGCGACCTTCCCGGTGTTTAACATCGCCTACCCACGGAGGGATTTACTGGAAGATTTCGACAAGAGGACGCCGTATCGGTACATACAATATGCATACTACCAG CTAAACCACTTGGAGAAGGCTGTGGCAGCGGCCCACACCTTCCTACAGAAGAACCCAGATGATCCCTACTTAACCAAGAACATGAACTACTACAAGACCCTGTTAGATGTGGAGGAATACCTCATCGACCACGAGGAGCAGCCGTACGAG AGTGTGTTCCTGAAGGCGGTGAAGCTCTACAACAACGGGGACTTCAGCAGCAGCGCCCGCAACATGGAGCACGCCATCACAGAGTACGTCAAAATATACGACCTCTGCTTAGCGGGCTGCGAGGGCTCGTACGAGATCACCGAGTTCAAAGACTTCTACCCTACGCTGGCAG ATCTGTACGCTGAGGTGCTGAAGTGTAAGGTGAAATGCGAGGAGGATCTGACGCCCAACGTTGGAGGTTTCTTTGTGGAGAAGTTCGTAGCCACCATGTACCACTACCTCCAGTTTGCCTATTATAAAC TGAATGATGTAAAGAACGCCGCTCCGTGTGCGGCCAGTTACATGCTGTTTGACCCCAAGGACCAGGTGATGCAGCAAAACGTAGTGTACTACCACTTCTACCGGGAGCAGTGGGGACTAGAAGAAAGTCACTTCCAGCCTCGGCCT GAGGCGCTGAGGTACTTTAACCAGACGACCAAGCAGAAAGAGATGCTGGAGTTTGCATTGAACTACCTACAAACAGACGACGAG GACGTGGTAAGTCCGGAAGAACCGGGCGCCGCTCAGTCAGAGCCTCCTGATGCCGAGTTCGAGGGTGTCGGAGACTACGAGGAGTCCTTCGTGGCCGACTGGTGGCAGGATCCCAAAACCAAGTGGGACACCGGAGAGGTCGCCGACTGA
- the LOC139919936 gene encoding peptidyl-prolyl cis-trans isomerase FKBP10 — MLQMESTISWILLCLHVVIVKCNPGPLLDVVIDRYDIPRVCPREVQTEDFVRYHFNGTFHTDGKKFDSSHDRGLAFISQVGLGRLITGMDRGLQGMCVNERRRITIPPHLAYGTIGTGGVIPPDAVLVFDVLLLDIWNSEDKVQIRTLIKPASCNRTTVASDFVRYHYNGTLLNGKPFDSSYSRNRTYDTYLGQGDLIKGMDEGLLGMCVGERRVIFVPPFLAYGEKGSGTLIPPQATLVFEVLMVDLFNPKDGLIVEVKEAPAACTRRTVIGDYIRYHYNGTFQDGSAFDSSYQRNSTYNTYIGKGYVISGMDKALQGLCMGEKRRVTVPPHMAYGENGVGDLIPSSAVLVFDIHVIDFHNPNDSVDIKVTHKPQECSVSSEADDMIQYRYNCSLMDGTLLYSSDHYDSAPITTLGANKVIPGLDKGLQGMCVGEKREVIVPPHWGHGEDGARGVPSSAVLFFELELLDLKKGVPDGYMFVWLGDGPDPLFLAMDLNGDKEVPLEEFSAFIMLQVKEGKGRLRPGIDADGIIKDMFNNQDRNKDGKIVPDELKLKEDEDSDSARRDEL, encoded by the exons ATGTTACAAATGGAGTCGACAATATCTTGGATTTTACTGTGCCTTCATGTCGTTATTGTGAAGTGCAACCCCGGCCCGTTACTGGATGTTGTTATCGATCGGTACGACATACCCAGAGTGTGTCCTCGCGAAGTGCAGACCGAAGATTTTGTCCGTTATCACTTTAACGGTACCTTCCACACAGACGGGAAGAAGTTTGACTCCAG TCATGACCGAGGCCTGGCCTTCATCAGCCAGGTGGGCCTGGGCAGACTCATCACGGGGATGGACCGGGGGCTTCAGGGCATGTGTGTCAACGAGCGCAGGAGGATCACCATCCCCCCACACCTGGCCTACGGGACCATAGGGACag GCGGCGTTATTCCTCCCGACGCTGTGTTGGTGTTTGACGTCCTCCTGCTGGACATCTGGAACAGCGAGGACAAGGTCCAGATCCGCACGCTCATCAAACCGGCGAGCTGCAACCGCACCACTGTGGCATCAGATTTCGTCCGCTACCACTATAACGGCACCCTGCTGAATGGCAAACCCTTTGACTCCAG TTACTCTAGGAACAGGACGTACGACACCTACCTGGGACAGGGCGACCTCATCAAAGGCATGGACGAGGGTCTGCTGGgcatgtgtgtgggagagaggcgGGTCATCTTCGTCCCCCCCTTCCTGGCATATGGAGAGAAGGGCTCCG GCACCCTGATCCCTCCTCAGGCTACACTGGTGTTCGAGGTGCTGATGGTGGATCTGTTCAACCCTAAAGACGGCCTGATAGTGGAGGTGAAGGAGGCGCCGGCGGCCTGCACCCGCAGGACGGTGATCGGAGACTACATCCGCTACCACTACAACGGCACCTTCCAGGACGGCTCGGCCTTCGACTCCAG CTACCAGAGGAACAGCACCTACAATACCTACATTGGCAAGGGATACGTGATCTCAGGGATGGACAAAGCTCTGCAGGGGCTGTGcatgggagagaagaggagggtcACTGTGCCGCCTCACATGGCATACGGAGAAAATGGAGTTG GAGACCTCATTCCCAGCTCTGCTGTGCTGGTCTTCGACATCCACGTCATCGACTTCCACAACCCCAACGATTCGGTCGACATCAAGGTTACCCACAAGCCTCAGGAATGCAGCGTGTCCAGCGAAGCCGACGATATGATCCAGTATCGTTATAATTGTTCCTTGATGGACGGCACCCTGCTGTACTCCTC GGACCATTACGACTCGGCTCCCATCACGACGCTCGGGGCGAACAAGGTGATCCCGGGTCTGGACAAAGGGTTGCAGGGCATGTGTGTGGGCGAGAAGAGGGAGGTGATCGTTCCGCCCCACTGGGGCCACGGAGAAGATGGAG CCAGAGGCGTCCCCAGCAGCGCCGTGCTGTTCTTcgagctggagctgctggacctgAAGAAGGGCGTGCCCGACGGCTACATGTTTGTGTGGCTGGGAGACGGCCCAGATCCCCTCTTCCTTGCCATGGACCTCAATGGAGACAAAGAGGTCCCACTGGAGGAG TTTTCAGCCTTCATCATGCTCCAGGTGAAAGAGGGCAAAGGTCGTCTTCGGCCGGGGATAGACGCTGACGGCATCATTAAGGACATGTTCAACAACCAGGACCGCAATAAGGACGGGAAGATTGTACCGGATGAACTGAAACTGAAGGAGGACGAGGACTCAGACAGCGCCAGACGAGACGAGCTGTGA